The following proteins are encoded in a genomic region of Tigriopus californicus strain San Diego chromosome 6, Tcal_SD_v2.1, whole genome shotgun sequence:
- the LOC131882502 gene encoding uncharacterized protein LOC131882502, with protein MAGGQGNKVRQAFQMEAEIDKAMNTDGPNHVSIQRLGGAYSKQARLRASHHGDRSKEGQNCGYCGGRHSPGRKKCPAGRATCSKCSKPGHFATVCRSMCPPGAVSARSVNRTDAEPGGDQSDKSTVMFYNILAVTSNRERTNAPPALSAILEVGEAQLQAIVDTGAQANVAPLRLIGAFNEKALKHTTITVRPFGSEEITPCGILQTDTSWQGATISAKWIIIDDSLLPRKIDPIISRSLAQSLGLATLHPNLIPFVRSPPSASYKKTPSYLHPIYTGLRPGPTQAGGVNQGGKQLDQGTQVFMSNPRFKDCFKGLGCLKDHHVRLYLKPEAKPFVAPPKVHAFFLQPQVDQTIKEMLANGVIEPHWGPADWVANLAIAFKDDGALRVTVDLRGLNREIRDTRVPIPTPDSIKAKLAGCRVFSKLDFTQSFHQLQLHPESRALTVFRSVGRLYRYTRVSMGLKPASGAPAAACQKTFGHLDHVHTIHDDVIIAAPSKQQHDKAITEFMEAVRKSGMTLNPAKCTIGAKEIAFWGVRVSEWGISPDPEKTRTLREAKAPTSKQDLVSFLCMARSHQDFIPSVAGKTPHLRALTKKHVPFRWDRPHQREFEALRGALCEDIRLTFFDTRLKTHLIVDAHSQGLGGILAQGDTVQTAKPVAMASSSTSPTEKKYPQLDLEALGVDFCLRRFRPYLLGNPHVIIHTDHKPLASVFRDTRLGSIRTDRIKLRHQDIQYQVQHLKGADNPADYLSRNPTPWTSLSREVQSEADESEKLLYHLHCTDIIPALGPNRVAEAASRCPETAALRAHLESGTIPNKGDPLRHYKPIFRELTISSQGSVLRGERLVVSMPLRSELVALA; from the coding sequence ATGGCGGGAGGCCAAGGAAACAAGGTCCGCCAGGCATTCCAGATGGAGGCCGAGATCGACAAGGCAATGAACACGGACGGGCCCAACCACGTCTCCATCCAGCGACTGGGCGGAGCGTACTCAAAGCAGGCGCGCCTACGGGCCTCGCACCATGGCGATAGAAGCAAGGAGGGCCAGAACTGCGGCTACTGTGGGGGGAGACACTCCCcagggagaaaaaaatgcccagCAGGCAGAGCCACATGCTCAAAATGCTCTAAACCCGGACACTTCGCCACAGTCTGCAGATCCATGTGCCCCCCAGGGGCCGTCAGCGCAAGGTCCGTGAATAGGACCGACGCGGAACCCGGGGGGGACCAGTCAGACAAATCAACGGTCATGTTCTACAACATCCTCGCCGTAACCAGTAACAGGGAACGCACCAACGCACCACCCGCGCTCTCCGCCATCCTGGAGGTTGGAGAGGCCCAACTCCAAGCCATTGTGGACACTGGCGCCCAGGCAAACGTGGCCCCATTGAGGCTCATTGGAGCATTCAACGAGAAAGCCCTGAAACACACCACAATCACGGTCAGACCGTTCGGGAGTGAAGAAATTACACCATGCGGCATCCTCCAGACTGATACAAGCTGGCAAGGGGCCACAATATCAGCAAAATGGATCATCATCGACGACTCACTCCTACCCCGGAAAATCGACCCAATCATTTCGCGGTCCTTGGCACAGTCCTTGGGCCTAGCCACCCTACATCCAAACCTCATACCATTTGTCCGATCCCCACCCTCCGCTTCTTATAAAAAGACCCCCAGCTATTTGCATCCAATTTACACGGGCCTCCGACCTGGCCCAACCCAGGCGGGGGGCGTAAATCAAGGGGGGAAACAACTAGATCAAGGCACCCAAGTATTCATGTCCAACCCCCGGTTCAAAGACTGTTTCAAAGGCCTGGGCTGCCTGAAAGACCACCACGTCCGCCTATACCTGAAACCCGAGGCCAAGCCCTTCGTGGCCCCGCCCAAAGTTCATGCCTTCTTCCTCCAACCCCAGGTGGACCAGACCATCAAGGAGATGCTCGCAAATGGGGTGATCGAGCCCCATTGGGGGCCGGCCGACTGGGTAGCCAACCTGGCCATCGCCTTCAAGGACGACGGAGCTCTCAGGGTGACGGTGGACCTGAGAGGCCTAAACAGAGAGATCCGCGATACCAGGGTGCCCATCCCAACACCCGACAGCATCAAGGCAAAGCTAGCCGGATGCCGAGTCTTTTCAAAGCTCGACTTCACCCAATCATTTCACCAACTCCAGCTCCACCCAGAGTCGCGCGCTCTGACTGTGTTCCGGTCGGTGGGGCGCCTGTACCGATATACGAGAGTATCCATGGGCCTAAAGCCAGCTTCAGGCGCACCAGCTGCAGCATGCCAAAAGACTTTCGGTCACCTTGACCACGTTCATACCATCCATGATGATGTCATCATCGCTGCCCcctcaaaacaacaacacgaCAAAGCTATTACGGAATTCATGGAGGCCGTGAGGAAGTCGGGAATGACGTTGAACCCGGCCAAATGCACCATTGGGGCCAAGGAGATCGCCTTCTGGGGAGTCAGAGTGTCCGAATGGGGAATATCCCCCGACCCTGAAAAAACGCGCACCCTTAGGGAAGCAAAGGCCCCGACCTCCAAACAAGACCTCGTCTCCTTCCTCTGCATGGCCCGATCACACCAGGACTTCATCCCCTCGGTGGCTGGGAAGACGCCTCACCTACGAGCACTCACCAAGAAGCACGTCCCCTTCAGATGGGACAGACCCCACCAGAGGGAATTTGAGGCACTACGAGGCGCCCTATGCGAAGACATACGCCTGACCTTCTTTGACACAAGGCTCAAGACCCACCTCATAGTGGACGCACACAGCCAAGGACTGGGCGGAATCCTTGCCCAGGGCGACACCGTCCAGACGGCCAAGCCTGTGGCCATGGCATCCAGTTCAACGTCGCCAACCGAAAAAAAGTACCCTCAATTGGATCTCGAAGCTCTGGGGGTCGATTTTTGCCTGCGCAGGTTCCGCCCATATCTCCTGGGAAATCCCCATGTTATAATTCACACGGATCACAAGCCCCTAGCATCAGTATTCCGTGACACAAGGCTGGGATCGATCCGCACAGACCGCATAAAGCTCCGCCACCAGGACATACAATACCAAGTCCAACACCTGAAGGGGGCTGACAACCCAGCCGACTATCTATCGCGCAATCCCACCCCGTGGACCAGCCTCTCGAGGGAGGTCCAAAGTGAGGCAGATGAGAGCGAAAAACTTCTGTACCACCTCCATTGCACCGACATCATACCGGCCCTGGGGCCCAACAGGGTGGCGGAGGCAGCATCCAGATGCCCAGAAACGGCGGCCCTCAGAGCCCACCTAGAAAGCGGCACCATACCCAACAAAGGGGACCCTCTACGTCA
- the LOC131881895 gene encoding uncharacterized protein LOC131881895 codes for MKFSTVYSFLVLAACGHAKILTDLQAESLDRGGRYYGGGRGTFYKGYYKGGHSGGGGGGYSSGSGFSGARGGYSGGGGGYSPGGGGAYSGGGGYSTGGGGAYSGGGGYSTGGGGGYHGGQGGFSGGRGSYSGGSGYSGGGGGHGSGFSSGFSSGGGGRGGYSSHAYSSGGNYGGRGGGSYHSSSKGGYY; via the exons ATGAAATTCTCCACTGTGTACTCATTTCTGGTCCTTGCTG CCTGTGGGCATGCCAAAATCTTGACTGACCTCCAAGCTGAATCTCTGGATAGAGGAGGTAGATACTATGGTGGTGGCCGCGGTACTTTCTACAAAGGCTATTATAAAGGAGGCCATTCaggtggaggaggtggtgggTACTCCAGTGGATCTGGCTTCTCTGGGGCAAGGGGAGGCTACTCTGGGGGTGGAGGAGGCTACTCACCTGGGGGAGGCGGCGCCTATTCTGGTGGAGGAGGCTACTCAACTGGGGGAGGCGGCGCCTATTCTGGTGGAGGAGGCTACTCAACTGGTGGAGGGGGCGGCTACCATGGTGGACAAGGTGGCTTCTCTGGTGGACGAGGAAGCTACTCTGGGGGATCTGGTTATtctggaggaggaggaggccacGGTAGTGGCTTCAGTTCTGGTTTCTCTAGTGGTGGAGGTGGTCGAGGCGGTTACTCAAGCCATGCTTATTCAAGTGGTGGGAATTATGGTGGACGAGGGGGTGGATCCTACCATAGCAGCTCCAAGGGTGGATATTATTAA
- the LOC131881499 gene encoding tubulin beta-1 chain-like gives MREIVHIQAGQCGNQIGAKFWEIISDEHGIDPTGTYQGDSDLQLERINVYYNEASGGKYVPRGVLVDLEPGTMDSVRSGPYGQIFRPDNFVFGQSGAGNNWAKGHYTEGAELVDSVLDVVRKESESCDCLQGFQLTHSLGGGTGSGLGTLLISKIREEYPDRIMNTYSVVPSPKVSDTVVEPYNATLSVHQLLVENTDETFCIDNEALYDICFRTLKLTTPTYGDLNHLVSLTMSGVTTCLRFPGQLNADLRYLTVAAIFRGRMSMKEVDEQMLNIQNKNSSYFVEWIPNNVKTAVCDIPPRGLKMAATFIGNSTAIQELFKRISEQFTAMFRRKAFLHWYTGEGMDEMEFTEAESNMNDLVSEYQQYQEATAEDEGEFDEEEEEEVA, from the exons ATGCGGGAAATCGTTCATATCCAAGCTGGACAATGTGGCAACCAAATTGGAGCCAAG TTTTGGGAAATTATCTCCGATGAGCACGGTATCGACCCCACGGGAACTTACCAGGGCGATTCGGATCTCCAATTGGAGCGGATCAATGTTTACTACAATGAGGCCTCGGGTGGGAAATACGTGCCCAGAGGTGTCTTGGTGGATTTGGAACCCGGTACCATGGACTCGGTCCGATCCGGTCCTTATGGGCAGATCTTCCGACCCGACAACTTTGTTTTCGGACAATCCGGAGCTGGAAACAATTGGGCCAAGGGACATTACACCGAAG GGGCCGAATTGGTGGACTCTGTCTTGGACGTGGTCCGCAAGGAATCCGAATCTTGCGACTGTCTGCAAGGCTTCCAGTTGACCCATTCGTTGGGCGGTGGGACGGGCTCCGGCTTGGGCACGCTCCTCATCTCCAAGATCCGCGAGGAATACCCCGACCGCATCATGAACACCTACTCCGTGGTGCCCTCGCCCAAAGTGTCCGACACCGTGGTCGAGCCCTACAACGCCACCCTCTCCGTCCACCAACTACTGGTCGAGAACACCGACGAGACCTTCTGCATCGACAACGAAGCCCTCTACGACATCTGCTTCCGCACCCTCAAGCTCACCACACCCACCTACGGCGACCTCAACCACCTGGTCTCGCTCACCATGTCCGGCGTGACCACGTGTCTCCGATTCCCCGGTCAACTCAACGCGGACCTCCGATACCTGACCGTGGCCGCCATCTTCCGTGGACGCATGTCCATGAAAGAGGTCGACGAGCAGATGTTGAACATCCAGAACAAGAATAGCTCCTACTTCGTGGAATGGATCCCCAACAACGTGAAGACCGCCGTGTGCGACATCCCGCCCCGCGGACTCAAGATGGCCGCCACCTTCATCGGCAACTCCACCGCCATCCAGGAGCTGTTCAAACGCATCTCCGAGCAATTCACGGCCATGTTCCGCCGCAAGGCCTTTTTGCATTGGTACACGGGCGAAGGCATGGACGAGATGGAGTTCACCGAGGCCGAATCCAACATGAACGACCTGGTCAGTGAATACCAACAGTACCAAGAGGCCACGGCCGAGGACGAGGGCGAGTtcgacgaggaagaggaggaggaggtggctTGA